A genomic region of Prionailurus viverrinus isolate Anna chromosome D4, UM_Priviv_1.0, whole genome shotgun sequence contains the following coding sequences:
- the NSMF gene encoding NMDA receptor synaptonuclear signaling and neuronal migration factor isoform X2, with protein sequence MGAAASRRRALRSEAMSSVAAKVRAARAFGEYLSQSHPENRNGADHLLADAYSGHDGSPEMQPAPQNKRRLSLVSNGRYEGSLSEEVIGGKPTAEGPQPRVYTISGEPALLPSPEAEAIELAVVKGRRQRERHPHHHSQPLRASPGGSREDVSRPCQSWAGSRQGSKECPGCAQLAPGPSPSPRAFALDQPPLPEATSRRKKLERMYSVDRVSDDVPIRTWFPKENLFSFQTATTTMQAADSWWFPRVFRGYAERKRRKRENDSASVIQRNFRKHLRMVGSRRVKAQTFAERRERSFSRSWSDPTPMKADTSHDSRDSSDLQSSHCTLGEAFEDLDWETEKGLEAVACDTEGFVPPKVMLISSKVPKAEYIPTIIRRDDPSIIPILYDHEHATFEDILEEIEKKLNIYHKGAKIWKMLIFCQGGPGHLYLLKNKVATFAKVEKEEDMIHFWKRLSRLMSKVNPEPNVVHIMGCYILGNPNGEKLFQNLRTLMTPYRVTFESPLELSAQGKQMIETYFDFRLYRLWKSRQHSKLLDFEDVL encoded by the exons ATGGGCGCCGCCGCCTCCCGGAGGAGGGCGCTGAGGAGCGAGGCCATGTCCTCGGTGGCGGCCAAAGTGCG AGCAGCCCGAGCATTTGGCGAGTACCTGTCCCAGAGTCACCCTGAGAATCGGAACGGTGCAG ACCACCTGCTGGCTGATGCCTACTCTGGCCACGACGGGTCCCCCGAGATGCAGCCAGCCCCCCAGAACAAGCGCCGCCTCTCCCTCGTCTCCAACGGCCGCTATGAGGGCAGTCTCTCAGAGGAGGTCATCGGTGGAAAACCGACCGCTGAGGGCCCCCAGCCCCGCGTGTACACCATCTCCGGGGAGCCTGCCCTGCTGCCCAGTCCCGAGGCCGAGGCCATCGAGCTGGCTGTGGTGAAGGGGCGGCGGCAGCGGGAGCGGCACCCCCACCACCACAGCCAGCCCCTGCGTGCCAGCCCAGGGGGCAGCCGCGAGGACGTCAGCAGGCCCTGCCAGAGCTGGGCAGGCAGCCGCCAGGGCTCCAAGGAATGTCCCGGGTGCGCCCAGCTGGCCCCTGGTCCCAGCCCTTCCCCTCGGGCCTTTGCGCTGGACCAGCCACCTCTGCCTGAGGCCACCAGCCGCCGCAAGAAGCTGGAGAGGATGTACAGTGTCGATCGTGTGTCTG ATGACGTCCCCATCCGTACCTGGTTCCCCAAGGAAAACCTCTTCAGCTTCCAGACAGCAACCACAACTATGCAAGC TGCTGACTCGTGGTGGTTTCCCAGGGTGTTCAGGGGCTACGCGGAGAGGAAGCGCCGGAAACGGGAGAATGATTCCGCGTCTGTAATCCAGAG GAACTTCCGCAAACACCTGCGCATGGTCGGCAGCCGGAGGGTGAAGGCCCAGA CGTTCGCCGAGCGGCGCGAGCGGAGCTTCAGCCGGTCCTGGAGCGACCCCACCCCCATGAAAGCCGACACTTCCCACGACTCCCGAGACA GTAGTGACCTGCAGAGCTCACACTGCACCCTGGGCGAGGCCTTTGAGGATCTGGACTGGGAGACCGAGAAGGGCTTGGAGGCGGTGGCCTGTGACACAGAGGGCTTTGTGCCCCCCAAGGTCATG CTCATCTCCTCCAAGGTGCCCAAAGCCGAGTACATCCCGACTATCATCCGCAGAGATGACCCGTCCATCATCCCCATCCTCTAT GACCACGAGCATGCGACTTTTGAGGACATCCTGG aggaaatagagaaaaagctGAACATCTATCACAAAGGGGCCAAGATCTGGAAGATGCTGATTTTCTGCCAG GGTGGCCCAGGACACCTGTACCTGCTCAAGAACAAGGTGGCCACCTTTGCCAAAGTAGAGAAGGAGGAGGACATGATCCA cttcTGGAAGCGCTTGAGCCGCCTGATGAGCAAAGTGAACCCAGAGCCGAACGTCGTCCACATCATGGGCTGTTACATTCTGGGAAACCCGAATGGGGAGAAG CTGTTCCAGAACCTCAGGACCCTCATGACCCCTTACAGGGTCACCTTTGAGTCCCCCCTGGAGCTGTCGGCCCAAG GGAAGCAGATGATAGAGACCTACTTTGACTTCCGGCTGTACCGCCTGTGGAAGAGCCGCCAGCACTCGAAGCTGCTGGACTTTGAGGATGTCCTGTGA
- the NSMF gene encoding NMDA receptor synaptonuclear signaling and neuronal migration factor isoform X11, producing the protein MGAAASRRRALRSEAMSSVAAKVRAARAFGEYLSQSHPENRNGADHLLADAYSGHDGSPEMQPAPQNKRRLSLVSNGRYEGSLSEEVIGGKPTAEGPQPRVYTISGEPALLPSPEAEAIELAVVKGRRQRERHPHHHSQPLRASPGGSREDVSRPCQSWAGSRQGSKECPGCAQLAPGPSPSPRAFALDQPPLPEATSRRKKLERMYSVDRVSDDVPIRTWFPKENLFSFQTATTTMQAISNFRKHLRMVGSRRVKAQSSDLQSSHCTLGEAFEDLDWETEKGLEAVACDTEGFVPPKVMLISSKVPKAEYIPTIIRRDDPSIIPILYDHEHATFEDILEEIEKKLNIYHKGAKIWKMLIFCQGGPGHLYLLKNKVATFAKVEKEEDMIHFWKRLSRLMSKVNPEPNVVHIMGCYILGNPNGEKLFQNLRTLMTPYRVTFESPLELSAQGKQMIETYFDFRLYRLWKSRQHSKLLDFEDVL; encoded by the exons ATGGGCGCCGCCGCCTCCCGGAGGAGGGCGCTGAGGAGCGAGGCCATGTCCTCGGTGGCGGCCAAAGTGCG AGCAGCCCGAGCATTTGGCGAGTACCTGTCCCAGAGTCACCCTGAGAATCGGAACGGTGCAG ACCACCTGCTGGCTGATGCCTACTCTGGCCACGACGGGTCCCCCGAGATGCAGCCAGCCCCCCAGAACAAGCGCCGCCTCTCCCTCGTCTCCAACGGCCGCTATGAGGGCAGTCTCTCAGAGGAGGTCATCGGTGGAAAACCGACCGCTGAGGGCCCCCAGCCCCGCGTGTACACCATCTCCGGGGAGCCTGCCCTGCTGCCCAGTCCCGAGGCCGAGGCCATCGAGCTGGCTGTGGTGAAGGGGCGGCGGCAGCGGGAGCGGCACCCCCACCACCACAGCCAGCCCCTGCGTGCCAGCCCAGGGGGCAGCCGCGAGGACGTCAGCAGGCCCTGCCAGAGCTGGGCAGGCAGCCGCCAGGGCTCCAAGGAATGTCCCGGGTGCGCCCAGCTGGCCCCTGGTCCCAGCCCTTCCCCTCGGGCCTTTGCGCTGGACCAGCCACCTCTGCCTGAGGCCACCAGCCGCCGCAAGAAGCTGGAGAGGATGTACAGTGTCGATCGTGTGTCTG ATGACGTCCCCATCCGTACCTGGTTCCCCAAGGAAAACCTCTTCAGCTTCCAGACAGCAACCACAACTATGCAAGC CATCTC GAACTTCCGCAAACACCTGCGCATGGTCGGCAGCCGGAGGGTGAAGGCCCAGA GTAGTGACCTGCAGAGCTCACACTGCACCCTGGGCGAGGCCTTTGAGGATCTGGACTGGGAGACCGAGAAGGGCTTGGAGGCGGTGGCCTGTGACACAGAGGGCTTTGTGCCCCCCAAGGTCATG CTCATCTCCTCCAAGGTGCCCAAAGCCGAGTACATCCCGACTATCATCCGCAGAGATGACCCGTCCATCATCCCCATCCTCTAT GACCACGAGCATGCGACTTTTGAGGACATCCTGG aggaaatagagaaaaagctGAACATCTATCACAAAGGGGCCAAGATCTGGAAGATGCTGATTTTCTGCCAG GGTGGCCCAGGACACCTGTACCTGCTCAAGAACAAGGTGGCCACCTTTGCCAAAGTAGAGAAGGAGGAGGACATGATCCA cttcTGGAAGCGCTTGAGCCGCCTGATGAGCAAAGTGAACCCAGAGCCGAACGTCGTCCACATCATGGGCTGTTACATTCTGGGAAACCCGAATGGGGAGAAG CTGTTCCAGAACCTCAGGACCCTCATGACCCCTTACAGGGTCACCTTTGAGTCCCCCCTGGAGCTGTCGGCCCAAG GGAAGCAGATGATAGAGACCTACTTTGACTTCCGGCTGTACCGCCTGTGGAAGAGCCGCCAGCACTCGAAGCTGCTGGACTTTGAGGATGTCCTGTGA
- the NSMF gene encoding NMDA receptor synaptonuclear signaling and neuronal migration factor isoform X8, which translates to MGAAASRRRALRSEAMSSVAAKVRAARAFGEYLSQSHPENRNGADHLLADAYSGHDGSPEMQPAPQNKRRLSLVSNGRYEGSLSEEVIGGKPTAEGPQPRVYTISGEPALLPSPEAEAIELAVVKGRRQRERHPHHHSQPLRASPGGSREDVSRPCQSWAGSRQGSKECPGCAQLAPGPSPSPRAFALDQPPLPEATSRRKKLERMYSVDRVSDDVPIRTWFPKENLFSFQTATTTMQAISVFRGYAERKRRKRENDSASVIQRNFRKHLRMVGSRRVKAQSSDLQSSHCTLGEAFEDLDWETEKGLEAVACDTEGFVPPKVMLISSKVPKAEYIPTIIRRDDPSIIPILYDHEHATFEDILEEIEKKLNIYHKGAKIWKMLIFCQGGPGHLYLLKNKVATFAKVEKEEDMIHFWKRLSRLMSKVNPEPNVVHIMGCYILGNPNGEKLFQNLRTLMTPYRVTFESPLELSAQGKQMIETYFDFRLYRLWKSRQHSKLLDFEDVL; encoded by the exons ATGGGCGCCGCCGCCTCCCGGAGGAGGGCGCTGAGGAGCGAGGCCATGTCCTCGGTGGCGGCCAAAGTGCG AGCAGCCCGAGCATTTGGCGAGTACCTGTCCCAGAGTCACCCTGAGAATCGGAACGGTGCAG ACCACCTGCTGGCTGATGCCTACTCTGGCCACGACGGGTCCCCCGAGATGCAGCCAGCCCCCCAGAACAAGCGCCGCCTCTCCCTCGTCTCCAACGGCCGCTATGAGGGCAGTCTCTCAGAGGAGGTCATCGGTGGAAAACCGACCGCTGAGGGCCCCCAGCCCCGCGTGTACACCATCTCCGGGGAGCCTGCCCTGCTGCCCAGTCCCGAGGCCGAGGCCATCGAGCTGGCTGTGGTGAAGGGGCGGCGGCAGCGGGAGCGGCACCCCCACCACCACAGCCAGCCCCTGCGTGCCAGCCCAGGGGGCAGCCGCGAGGACGTCAGCAGGCCCTGCCAGAGCTGGGCAGGCAGCCGCCAGGGCTCCAAGGAATGTCCCGGGTGCGCCCAGCTGGCCCCTGGTCCCAGCCCTTCCCCTCGGGCCTTTGCGCTGGACCAGCCACCTCTGCCTGAGGCCACCAGCCGCCGCAAGAAGCTGGAGAGGATGTACAGTGTCGATCGTGTGTCTG ATGACGTCCCCATCCGTACCTGGTTCCCCAAGGAAAACCTCTTCAGCTTCCAGACAGCAACCACAACTATGCAAGC CATCTC GGTGTTCAGGGGCTACGCGGAGAGGAAGCGCCGGAAACGGGAGAATGATTCCGCGTCTGTAATCCAGAG GAACTTCCGCAAACACCTGCGCATGGTCGGCAGCCGGAGGGTGAAGGCCCAGA GTAGTGACCTGCAGAGCTCACACTGCACCCTGGGCGAGGCCTTTGAGGATCTGGACTGGGAGACCGAGAAGGGCTTGGAGGCGGTGGCCTGTGACACAGAGGGCTTTGTGCCCCCCAAGGTCATG CTCATCTCCTCCAAGGTGCCCAAAGCCGAGTACATCCCGACTATCATCCGCAGAGATGACCCGTCCATCATCCCCATCCTCTAT GACCACGAGCATGCGACTTTTGAGGACATCCTGG aggaaatagagaaaaagctGAACATCTATCACAAAGGGGCCAAGATCTGGAAGATGCTGATTTTCTGCCAG GGTGGCCCAGGACACCTGTACCTGCTCAAGAACAAGGTGGCCACCTTTGCCAAAGTAGAGAAGGAGGAGGACATGATCCA cttcTGGAAGCGCTTGAGCCGCCTGATGAGCAAAGTGAACCCAGAGCCGAACGTCGTCCACATCATGGGCTGTTACATTCTGGGAAACCCGAATGGGGAGAAG CTGTTCCAGAACCTCAGGACCCTCATGACCCCTTACAGGGTCACCTTTGAGTCCCCCCTGGAGCTGTCGGCCCAAG GGAAGCAGATGATAGAGACCTACTTTGACTTCCGGCTGTACCGCCTGTGGAAGAGCCGCCAGCACTCGAAGCTGCTGGACTTTGAGGATGTCCTGTGA
- the NSMF gene encoding NMDA receptor synaptonuclear signaling and neuronal migration factor isoform X12, whose translation MGAAASRRRALRSEAMSSVAAKVRAARAFGEYLSQSHPENRNGADHLLADAYSGHDGSPEMQPAPQNKRRLSLVSNGRYEGSLSEEVIGGKPTAEGPQPRVYTISGEPALLPSPEAEAIELAVVKGRRQRERHPHHHSQPLRASPGGSREDVSRPCQSWAGSRQGSKECPGCAQLAPGPSPSPRAFALDQPPLPEATSRRKKLERMYSVDRVSDDVPIRTWFPKENLFSFQTATTTMQANFRKHLRMVGSRRVKAQSSDLQSSHCTLGEAFEDLDWETEKGLEAVACDTEGFVPPKVMLISSKVPKAEYIPTIIRRDDPSIIPILYDHEHATFEDILEEIEKKLNIYHKGAKIWKMLIFCQGGPGHLYLLKNKVATFAKVEKEEDMIHFWKRLSRLMSKVNPEPNVVHIMGCYILGNPNGEKLFQNLRTLMTPYRVTFESPLELSAQGKQMIETYFDFRLYRLWKSRQHSKLLDFEDVL comes from the exons ATGGGCGCCGCCGCCTCCCGGAGGAGGGCGCTGAGGAGCGAGGCCATGTCCTCGGTGGCGGCCAAAGTGCG AGCAGCCCGAGCATTTGGCGAGTACCTGTCCCAGAGTCACCCTGAGAATCGGAACGGTGCAG ACCACCTGCTGGCTGATGCCTACTCTGGCCACGACGGGTCCCCCGAGATGCAGCCAGCCCCCCAGAACAAGCGCCGCCTCTCCCTCGTCTCCAACGGCCGCTATGAGGGCAGTCTCTCAGAGGAGGTCATCGGTGGAAAACCGACCGCTGAGGGCCCCCAGCCCCGCGTGTACACCATCTCCGGGGAGCCTGCCCTGCTGCCCAGTCCCGAGGCCGAGGCCATCGAGCTGGCTGTGGTGAAGGGGCGGCGGCAGCGGGAGCGGCACCCCCACCACCACAGCCAGCCCCTGCGTGCCAGCCCAGGGGGCAGCCGCGAGGACGTCAGCAGGCCCTGCCAGAGCTGGGCAGGCAGCCGCCAGGGCTCCAAGGAATGTCCCGGGTGCGCCCAGCTGGCCCCTGGTCCCAGCCCTTCCCCTCGGGCCTTTGCGCTGGACCAGCCACCTCTGCCTGAGGCCACCAGCCGCCGCAAGAAGCTGGAGAGGATGTACAGTGTCGATCGTGTGTCTG ATGACGTCCCCATCCGTACCTGGTTCCCCAAGGAAAACCTCTTCAGCTTCCAGACAGCAACCACAACTATGCAAGC GAACTTCCGCAAACACCTGCGCATGGTCGGCAGCCGGAGGGTGAAGGCCCAGA GTAGTGACCTGCAGAGCTCACACTGCACCCTGGGCGAGGCCTTTGAGGATCTGGACTGGGAGACCGAGAAGGGCTTGGAGGCGGTGGCCTGTGACACAGAGGGCTTTGTGCCCCCCAAGGTCATG CTCATCTCCTCCAAGGTGCCCAAAGCCGAGTACATCCCGACTATCATCCGCAGAGATGACCCGTCCATCATCCCCATCCTCTAT GACCACGAGCATGCGACTTTTGAGGACATCCTGG aggaaatagagaaaaagctGAACATCTATCACAAAGGGGCCAAGATCTGGAAGATGCTGATTTTCTGCCAG GGTGGCCCAGGACACCTGTACCTGCTCAAGAACAAGGTGGCCACCTTTGCCAAAGTAGAGAAGGAGGAGGACATGATCCA cttcTGGAAGCGCTTGAGCCGCCTGATGAGCAAAGTGAACCCAGAGCCGAACGTCGTCCACATCATGGGCTGTTACATTCTGGGAAACCCGAATGGGGAGAAG CTGTTCCAGAACCTCAGGACCCTCATGACCCCTTACAGGGTCACCTTTGAGTCCCCCCTGGAGCTGTCGGCCCAAG GGAAGCAGATGATAGAGACCTACTTTGACTTCCGGCTGTACCGCCTGTGGAAGAGCCGCCAGCACTCGAAGCTGCTGGACTTTGAGGATGTCCTGTGA
- the NSMF gene encoding NMDA receptor synaptonuclear signaling and neuronal migration factor isoform X3 has product MGAAASRRRALRSEAMSSVAAKVRAARAFGEYLSQSHPENRNGADHLLADAYSGHDGSPEMQPAPQNKRRLSLVSNGRYEGSLSEEVIGGKPTAEGPQPRVYTISGEPALLPSPEAEAIELAVVKGRRQRERHPHHHSQPLRASPGGSREDVSRPCQSWAGSRQGSKECPGCAQLAPGPSPSPRAFALDQPPLPEATSRRKKLERMYSVDRVSDDVPIRTWFPKENLFSFQTATTTMQAISVFRGYAERKRRKRENDSASVIQRNFRKHLRMVGSRRVKAQTFAERRERSFSRSWSDPTPMKADTSHDSRDSSDLQSSHCTLGEAFEDLDWETEKGLEAVACDTEGFVPPKVMLISSKVPKAEYIPTIIRRDDPSIIPILYDHEHATFEDILEEIEKKLNIYHKGAKIWKMLIFCQGGPGHLYLLKNKVATFAKVEKEEDMIHFWKRLSRLMSKVNPEPNVVHIMGCYILGNPNGEKLFQNLRTLMTPYRVTFESPLELSAQGKQMIETYFDFRLYRLWKSRQHSKLLDFEDVL; this is encoded by the exons ATGGGCGCCGCCGCCTCCCGGAGGAGGGCGCTGAGGAGCGAGGCCATGTCCTCGGTGGCGGCCAAAGTGCG AGCAGCCCGAGCATTTGGCGAGTACCTGTCCCAGAGTCACCCTGAGAATCGGAACGGTGCAG ACCACCTGCTGGCTGATGCCTACTCTGGCCACGACGGGTCCCCCGAGATGCAGCCAGCCCCCCAGAACAAGCGCCGCCTCTCCCTCGTCTCCAACGGCCGCTATGAGGGCAGTCTCTCAGAGGAGGTCATCGGTGGAAAACCGACCGCTGAGGGCCCCCAGCCCCGCGTGTACACCATCTCCGGGGAGCCTGCCCTGCTGCCCAGTCCCGAGGCCGAGGCCATCGAGCTGGCTGTGGTGAAGGGGCGGCGGCAGCGGGAGCGGCACCCCCACCACCACAGCCAGCCCCTGCGTGCCAGCCCAGGGGGCAGCCGCGAGGACGTCAGCAGGCCCTGCCAGAGCTGGGCAGGCAGCCGCCAGGGCTCCAAGGAATGTCCCGGGTGCGCCCAGCTGGCCCCTGGTCCCAGCCCTTCCCCTCGGGCCTTTGCGCTGGACCAGCCACCTCTGCCTGAGGCCACCAGCCGCCGCAAGAAGCTGGAGAGGATGTACAGTGTCGATCGTGTGTCTG ATGACGTCCCCATCCGTACCTGGTTCCCCAAGGAAAACCTCTTCAGCTTCCAGACAGCAACCACAACTATGCAAGC CATCTC GGTGTTCAGGGGCTACGCGGAGAGGAAGCGCCGGAAACGGGAGAATGATTCCGCGTCTGTAATCCAGAG GAACTTCCGCAAACACCTGCGCATGGTCGGCAGCCGGAGGGTGAAGGCCCAGA CGTTCGCCGAGCGGCGCGAGCGGAGCTTCAGCCGGTCCTGGAGCGACCCCACCCCCATGAAAGCCGACACTTCCCACGACTCCCGAGACA GTAGTGACCTGCAGAGCTCACACTGCACCCTGGGCGAGGCCTTTGAGGATCTGGACTGGGAGACCGAGAAGGGCTTGGAGGCGGTGGCCTGTGACACAGAGGGCTTTGTGCCCCCCAAGGTCATG CTCATCTCCTCCAAGGTGCCCAAAGCCGAGTACATCCCGACTATCATCCGCAGAGATGACCCGTCCATCATCCCCATCCTCTAT GACCACGAGCATGCGACTTTTGAGGACATCCTGG aggaaatagagaaaaagctGAACATCTATCACAAAGGGGCCAAGATCTGGAAGATGCTGATTTTCTGCCAG GGTGGCCCAGGACACCTGTACCTGCTCAAGAACAAGGTGGCCACCTTTGCCAAAGTAGAGAAGGAGGAGGACATGATCCA cttcTGGAAGCGCTTGAGCCGCCTGATGAGCAAAGTGAACCCAGAGCCGAACGTCGTCCACATCATGGGCTGTTACATTCTGGGAAACCCGAATGGGGAGAAG CTGTTCCAGAACCTCAGGACCCTCATGACCCCTTACAGGGTCACCTTTGAGTCCCCCCTGGAGCTGTCGGCCCAAG GGAAGCAGATGATAGAGACCTACTTTGACTTCCGGCTGTACCGCCTGTGGAAGAGCCGCCAGCACTCGAAGCTGCTGGACTTTGAGGATGTCCTGTGA
- the NSMF gene encoding NMDA receptor synaptonuclear signaling and neuronal migration factor isoform X7, with amino-acid sequence MGAAASRRRALRSEAMSSVAAKVRAARAFGEYLSQSHPENRNGADHLLADAYSGHDGSPEMQPAPQNKRRLSLVSNGRYEGSLSEEVIGGKPTAEGPQPRVYTISGEPALLPSPEAEAIELAVVKGRRQRERHPHHHSQPLRASPGGSREDVSRPCQSWAGSRQGSKECPGCAQLAPGPSPSPRAFALDQPPLPEATSRRKKLERMYSVDRVSDDVPIRTWFPKENLFSFQTATTTMQANFRKHLRMVGSRRVKAQTFAERRERSFSRSWSDPTPMKADTSHDSRDSSDLQSSHCTLGEAFEDLDWETEKGLEAVACDTEGFVPPKVMLISSKVPKAEYIPTIIRRDDPSIIPILYDHEHATFEDILEEIEKKLNIYHKGAKIWKMLIFCQGGPGHLYLLKNKVATFAKVEKEEDMIHFWKRLSRLMSKVNPEPNVVHIMGCYILGNPNGEKLFQNLRTLMTPYRVTFESPLELSAQGKQMIETYFDFRLYRLWKSRQHSKLLDFEDVL; translated from the exons ATGGGCGCCGCCGCCTCCCGGAGGAGGGCGCTGAGGAGCGAGGCCATGTCCTCGGTGGCGGCCAAAGTGCG AGCAGCCCGAGCATTTGGCGAGTACCTGTCCCAGAGTCACCCTGAGAATCGGAACGGTGCAG ACCACCTGCTGGCTGATGCCTACTCTGGCCACGACGGGTCCCCCGAGATGCAGCCAGCCCCCCAGAACAAGCGCCGCCTCTCCCTCGTCTCCAACGGCCGCTATGAGGGCAGTCTCTCAGAGGAGGTCATCGGTGGAAAACCGACCGCTGAGGGCCCCCAGCCCCGCGTGTACACCATCTCCGGGGAGCCTGCCCTGCTGCCCAGTCCCGAGGCCGAGGCCATCGAGCTGGCTGTGGTGAAGGGGCGGCGGCAGCGGGAGCGGCACCCCCACCACCACAGCCAGCCCCTGCGTGCCAGCCCAGGGGGCAGCCGCGAGGACGTCAGCAGGCCCTGCCAGAGCTGGGCAGGCAGCCGCCAGGGCTCCAAGGAATGTCCCGGGTGCGCCCAGCTGGCCCCTGGTCCCAGCCCTTCCCCTCGGGCCTTTGCGCTGGACCAGCCACCTCTGCCTGAGGCCACCAGCCGCCGCAAGAAGCTGGAGAGGATGTACAGTGTCGATCGTGTGTCTG ATGACGTCCCCATCCGTACCTGGTTCCCCAAGGAAAACCTCTTCAGCTTCCAGACAGCAACCACAACTATGCAAGC GAACTTCCGCAAACACCTGCGCATGGTCGGCAGCCGGAGGGTGAAGGCCCAGA CGTTCGCCGAGCGGCGCGAGCGGAGCTTCAGCCGGTCCTGGAGCGACCCCACCCCCATGAAAGCCGACACTTCCCACGACTCCCGAGACA GTAGTGACCTGCAGAGCTCACACTGCACCCTGGGCGAGGCCTTTGAGGATCTGGACTGGGAGACCGAGAAGGGCTTGGAGGCGGTGGCCTGTGACACAGAGGGCTTTGTGCCCCCCAAGGTCATG CTCATCTCCTCCAAGGTGCCCAAAGCCGAGTACATCCCGACTATCATCCGCAGAGATGACCCGTCCATCATCCCCATCCTCTAT GACCACGAGCATGCGACTTTTGAGGACATCCTGG aggaaatagagaaaaagctGAACATCTATCACAAAGGGGCCAAGATCTGGAAGATGCTGATTTTCTGCCAG GGTGGCCCAGGACACCTGTACCTGCTCAAGAACAAGGTGGCCACCTTTGCCAAAGTAGAGAAGGAGGAGGACATGATCCA cttcTGGAAGCGCTTGAGCCGCCTGATGAGCAAAGTGAACCCAGAGCCGAACGTCGTCCACATCATGGGCTGTTACATTCTGGGAAACCCGAATGGGGAGAAG CTGTTCCAGAACCTCAGGACCCTCATGACCCCTTACAGGGTCACCTTTGAGTCCCCCCTGGAGCTGTCGGCCCAAG GGAAGCAGATGATAGAGACCTACTTTGACTTCCGGCTGTACCGCCTGTGGAAGAGCCGCCAGCACTCGAAGCTGCTGGACTTTGAGGATGTCCTGTGA